The following are encoded in a window of Vespa crabro chromosome 2, iyVesCrab1.2, whole genome shotgun sequence genomic DNA:
- the LOC124422354 gene encoding bromodomain-containing protein DDB_G0280777-like isoform X1, which yields MFESEDWNFDEEFLQDVDDKASKFFSQLENEEIELPVKKRKLNIYNSTIISPNKIVNKQQSTTNNNNEDSNEVDIGYTSRQNFVLGLFQQTLKTNDDSKSKCKNQELYSKVKSCIENTSQENIISQGLNGSKLENDLNVQKLRKNIVLDILKKKNVKNLTDNNNTISSNEVTPIHSQSQKIIDSEKSKVGFNNLLQKSNSCPLTSHKSPFFHKNETLTNTTVSNIRSCNQKSIINEDHDKRQNKLIQEVSKNMQQPISKNINDNMQDISTDSRKYLLMQHLKHSTSFNEGFDNIKHPSSIFKTEKQLNKKTTLVRKFPGPAGLLPDIIDTSIISTYLKNLEDSKVEGIKDQKDTNLTEYCSQNTKTLFSEGAWQIMLDDLPTEFLKNYEIAQIKQIASANQHQCIKIPFLAGIIENIDYSHENPSIVLKDFTDKIEGTIHADIPAKYPGTLEKNVVILLQNVGLLCISGTFIIHKYHILISPSNLLAIYSHTGDIIHTLHMELLKKEFCMIESNSSNLNKLQDDNIKKRNLDSSDICQEDSSSSKKNCSKTYGNLNQSNNSDIDPGLCSFSVDLNGISNSQNQKNFNKSKLSTNLFEKEKNRNLKDDIIVKENKENIHDNKTTFLQISTDASLKCLQDRDINNSNKRENNNQNQNVSIKSRLSIFKCRDVVTPVESISGHENLHTEAILENNKNKPDNKQTLSVDRNWTENILHNNDNDSDDEMLSQLDVDSISSSYYDQKS from the exons atgtttgaAAGTGAAGATTGGAATTTTGATGAG GAATTTTTGCAAGATGTAGATGATAAAGCATCAAAGTTCTTTTCACAATTGGAAAATGAGGAAATAGAATTACCTGTAAAAAAAcgtaaattgaatatatataatagcacTATTATTTCACCCAATAAGATTGTCAATAAGCAACAAAGTacaacaaacaataacaatgaagaCTCCAATGAAGTTGACATAGGTTATACATCAAgacaaaattttgttttagGCTTATTTCAACAAACTTTAAAAACAAATGATGATTCTAAAAGTAAATGTAAGAATCAAGAATTATATAGTAAAGTAAAATCATGCATCGAAAATACTTCAcaagaaaatatcatttccCAAGGACTAAATGGATCTAAAttagaaaatgatttaaatgtacaaaaattgagaaagaatATAGTACTtgatattcttaaaaaaaagaatgtcaaaaatttaacagataataataatacaatttcttCTAATGAAGTTACACCTATTCATTCTCAAAGTCAAAAGATCATAGATAGTGAGAAAAGTAAAGTCGgatttaacaatttattacaGAAATCAAATTCTTGTCCGCTAACATCACATAAATCACCTTTTTTCCACAAGAATGAAACACTTACTAATACTACAGTTTCTAACATAAGAAGTTGTAatcaaaaatcaattataaatgaagatcatgataaaagacaaaacaaaTTGATACAAGAAGTATCTAAAAATATGCAACAACCAATAAgcaagaatattaatgataatatgcaAGATATATCTACAGattcaagaaaatatttattaatgcaaCATTTAAAACATTCTACTTCATTTAATGAAGGATTTGATAATATAAAGCATCCATCTTCTATCTTTAAAACAGAAAAgcaattaaataagaaaacaacTCTTGTAAGAAAATTTCCAGGACCAGCTGGATTATTACCAGATATCATTGATACTTCAATAATTTcaacatatttaaaaaatttagaagACAGCAAAGTTGAAGGCATAAAAGATCAGAAGGATACTAATTTAACAGAGTATTGTTCTCAGAATACTAAAACTTTGTTTTCAGAAGGTGCTTGGCAAATAATGTTAGATGATTTACCTACAgaattcttaaaaaattacgaaattgCACAAATTAAGCAAATAGCTAGCGCAAATCAACATCAGTGTATTAAAATACCATTTCTTGCAGgcataatagaaaatatagatTACAGTCATGAAAATCCTTCTATTGTATTGAAAGACTTTACAGATAAGATTGAAGGAACGATACATGCAGATATTCCTGCAAAATATCCTGGAACTTTAGAGAAAAATgttgtaattttattacaaaatgtaggattattatgtatttcagggacgtttattattcataaatatcaCATTCTAATTTCGCCTTCAAATTTATTAGCAATTTATTCTCATACAGgagatattatacatacactaCATATGGAACTtctaaagaaagaattttgcATGATCGAATCTAATTcatcaaatttaaataaacttcaagatgataatataaaaaaaagaaatttagatAGTTCAGATATTTGTCAAGAAGATAGTTCATCCTCTAAGAAAAATTGTAGCAAAACATAtggaaatctcaatcaatcgAATAATTCTGATATTGATCCAGGCCTATGTTCATTTTCTGTAGATTTAAATGGAATTAGCAATTCTCAGAAtcagaaaaattttaacaaatcaaaattatcaacaaatttatttgaaaaagagaaaaatagaaacttaaaagatgatattatagtgaaagaaaacaaagaaaatatacatgaTAATAAAACTACATTTTTACAAATCTCAACAGACGCTTCTTTAAAATGTCTTCAAGATCGAGATataaataacagtaataaaagagaaaataataatcaaaatcagaatgtatcaataaaatcaagactttctatttttaaatgcAGAGATGTTGTAACACCAGTAGAATCCATTTCTGGACATGAAAATTTGCATACTGAAgcaatattagaaaataataaaaataaacctGATAATAAACAAACACTATCAGTGGACAGAAATTGGactgaaaatatattacacaataacgataatgattctGATGATGAAATGTTATCACAATTAGATGTGGACAGTATATCATCTAGTTATTATGATcaaaaaagttaa
- the LOC124422354 gene encoding bromodomain-containing protein DDB_G0280777-like isoform X2 translates to MFESEDWNFDEEFLQDVDDKASKFFSQLENEEIELPVKKRLFQQTLKTNDDSKSKCKNQELYSKVKSCIENTSQENIISQGLNGSKLENDLNVQKLRKNIVLDILKKKNVKNLTDNNNTISSNEVTPIHSQSQKIIDSEKSKVGFNNLLQKSNSCPLTSHKSPFFHKNETLTNTTVSNIRSCNQKSIINEDHDKRQNKLIQEVSKNMQQPISKNINDNMQDISTDSRKYLLMQHLKHSTSFNEGFDNIKHPSSIFKTEKQLNKKTTLVRKFPGPAGLLPDIIDTSIISTYLKNLEDSKVEGIKDQKDTNLTEYCSQNTKTLFSEGAWQIMLDDLPTEFLKNYEIAQIKQIASANQHQCIKIPFLAGIIENIDYSHENPSIVLKDFTDKIEGTIHADIPAKYPGTLEKNVVILLQNVGLLCISGTFIIHKYHILISPSNLLAIYSHTGDIIHTLHMELLKKEFCMIESNSSNLNKLQDDNIKKRNLDSSDICQEDSSSSKKNCSKTYGNLNQSNNSDIDPGLCSFSVDLNGISNSQNQKNFNKSKLSTNLFEKEKNRNLKDDIIVKENKENIHDNKTTFLQISTDASLKCLQDRDINNSNKRENNNQNQNVSIKSRLSIFKCRDVVTPVESISGHENLHTEAILENNKNKPDNKQTLSVDRNWTENILHNNDNDSDDEMLSQLDVDSISSSYYDQKS, encoded by the exons atgtttgaAAGTGAAGATTGGAATTTTGATGAG GAATTTTTGCAAGATGTAGATGATAAAGCATCAAAGTTCTTTTCACAATTGGAAAATGAGGAAATAGAATTACCTGTAAAAAAAc GCTTATTTCAACAAACTTTAAAAACAAATGATGATTCTAAAAGTAAATGTAAGAATCAAGAATTATATAGTAAAGTAAAATCATGCATCGAAAATACTTCAcaagaaaatatcatttccCAAGGACTAAATGGATCTAAAttagaaaatgatttaaatgtacaaaaattgagaaagaatATAGTACTtgatattcttaaaaaaaagaatgtcaaaaatttaacagataataataatacaatttcttCTAATGAAGTTACACCTATTCATTCTCAAAGTCAAAAGATCATAGATAGTGAGAAAAGTAAAGTCGgatttaacaatttattacaGAAATCAAATTCTTGTCCGCTAACATCACATAAATCACCTTTTTTCCACAAGAATGAAACACTTACTAATACTACAGTTTCTAACATAAGAAGTTGTAatcaaaaatcaattataaatgaagatcatgataaaagacaaaacaaaTTGATACAAGAAGTATCTAAAAATATGCAACAACCAATAAgcaagaatattaatgataatatgcaAGATATATCTACAGattcaagaaaatatttattaatgcaaCATTTAAAACATTCTACTTCATTTAATGAAGGATTTGATAATATAAAGCATCCATCTTCTATCTTTAAAACAGAAAAgcaattaaataagaaaacaacTCTTGTAAGAAAATTTCCAGGACCAGCTGGATTATTACCAGATATCATTGATACTTCAATAATTTcaacatatttaaaaaatttagaagACAGCAAAGTTGAAGGCATAAAAGATCAGAAGGATACTAATTTAACAGAGTATTGTTCTCAGAATACTAAAACTTTGTTTTCAGAAGGTGCTTGGCAAATAATGTTAGATGATTTACCTACAgaattcttaaaaaattacgaaattgCACAAATTAAGCAAATAGCTAGCGCAAATCAACATCAGTGTATTAAAATACCATTTCTTGCAGgcataatagaaaatatagatTACAGTCATGAAAATCCTTCTATTGTATTGAAAGACTTTACAGATAAGATTGAAGGAACGATACATGCAGATATTCCTGCAAAATATCCTGGAACTTTAGAGAAAAATgttgtaattttattacaaaatgtaggattattatgtatttcagggacgtttattattcataaatatcaCATTCTAATTTCGCCTTCAAATTTATTAGCAATTTATTCTCATACAGgagatattatacatacactaCATATGGAACTtctaaagaaagaattttgcATGATCGAATCTAATTcatcaaatttaaataaacttcaagatgataatataaaaaaaagaaatttagatAGTTCAGATATTTGTCAAGAAGATAGTTCATCCTCTAAGAAAAATTGTAGCAAAACATAtggaaatctcaatcaatcgAATAATTCTGATATTGATCCAGGCCTATGTTCATTTTCTGTAGATTTAAATGGAATTAGCAATTCTCAGAAtcagaaaaattttaacaaatcaaaattatcaacaaatttatttgaaaaagagaaaaatagaaacttaaaagatgatattatagtgaaagaaaacaaagaaaatatacatgaTAATAAAACTACATTTTTACAAATCTCAACAGACGCTTCTTTAAAATGTCTTCAAGATCGAGATataaataacagtaataaaagagaaaataataatcaaaatcagaatgtatcaataaaatcaagactttctatttttaaatgcAGAGATGTTGTAACACCAGTAGAATCCATTTCTGGACATGAAAATTTGCATACTGAAgcaatattagaaaataataaaaataaacctGATAATAAACAAACACTATCAGTGGACAGAAATTGGactgaaaatatattacacaataacgataatgattctGATGATGAAATGTTATCACAATTAGATGTGGACAGTATATCATCTAGTTATTATGATcaaaaaagttaa